Proteins co-encoded in one Xiphophorus couchianus chromosome 3, X_couchianus-1.0, whole genome shotgun sequence genomic window:
- the LOC114141935 gene encoding uncharacterized protein LOC114141935 isoform X6, translating to MNSVLSEFSKQSRTLIRYLYIKMFWFRYLLLHFWFLGCLYLAIQAWRVDMPTNIKGLLNSCLVIPCSFDYNEYPPKRADRVVWYQYVSRGYPLVCDKWHPKDVIDIFREKTKVHPSTDKKSCTLEIEGVNWNHDKQKLYPWVDPEKVGKSTHRFYDRTVTIEVVGQPEPPQIMIYGERKVGKSVTVQCSAKHTCSIHKPTLSLNITMKDKEVTNIQLPDYTSQTTLRGTLDLERDFQVIECTALHQGGKTAKISETLTAQCSINPPSISSVSTEYLEGVPSKVTCEASYTCSKDAPVLTWNFDNMPVDRDIKASGSLQKTVSTLTFTASAKDNGKSLTCYATFPGGQTQEKSMTIRVKRNMLNLDWSFTTPGSVTGMKGSCVIIPCTFSYSNAKPAGLEVVWYLYQSNGRADVFNQNQSNILSRYKGITRLTGSVSDSNCSLKIDRLDTSHNEDKLYPWVDIKPITSYHSQGHSFLDKSTKIMVSDYAQEPQMSIIDVPRVGDQSRVTCKVQHTCSSAPPVLSMNGIPGTDRTNDSLLSDGIWERTIERTWKVEEDHKKVECTVKYPGGQSAKSELLLQVECPFETIKMVEPPGELTEGVAKSVICSVSYKCKKNTPTIEWNFSDMQYLQKNKKISSNMYTTESNLTFIGSLEDNGKPLTCTARFVAGETSNSSLLQIKKYVPVEEELNEKDRTMKYQMQKSIHVVIPVVILVLILFAVLGIFFYRKRKHTDKRPPPRPEKRRSIWGRLSRRYLEGDREKPPRPEKRRSVWSRFSRLSEESQVGWQNTRKSFWNRFSRRPNNSTDLTVSYLSDAEVVVCERKNNKQRYPSPKNNQRRPAPPTPEDVSLYGNI from the exons atACCTTTATATCAAGATGTTCTGGTTTAGATATTTGCTCCTGCACTTCTGGTTTTTGG gatGTCTTTACTTGGCAATACAAGCTTGGCGCGTTGACATGCCAACAAATATCAAAGGACTGTTGAATTCCTGCCTCGTTATCCCTTGTAGCTTTGACTACAATGAGTATCCACCTAAAAGAGCAGACAGAGTTGTTTGGTACCAGTATGTGAGCAGGGGATATCCTTTGGTTTGTGACAAGTGGCACCCTAAAGATGTAATTGacatatttagagaaaaaaccAAGGTACATCCTTCCACTGATAAAAAATCATGCACTCTAGAGATTGAAGGTGTGAACTGGAACCACGACAAACAAAAGCTTTATCCTTGGGTGGATCCAGAAAAGGTTGGAAAAAGCACACACAGATTCTATGATAGAACTGTAACAATTGAAGTTGTTg GACAGCCAGAGCCACCTCAGATTATGATCTACGGTGAAAGAAAAGTTGGAAAGTCTGTAACGGTGCAATGTTCTGCTAAACACACATGCTCCATCCATAAACCAACTCTTAGCCTCAACATCACAATGAAAGACAAAGAAGTTACCAACATTCAGCTACCTGATTATACTTCTCAAACTACGTTAAGAGGCACTTTAGACTTAGAGAGAGACTTTCAAGTTATTGAGTGCACTGCCCTGCACCAAGGTggtaaaacagcaaaaatatctgaaacCTTAACTGCACAAT GCTCCATTAATCCACCGAGCATTAGCTCAGTGTCAACTGAATATCTTGAAGGAGTTCCAAGCAAGGTAACATGTGAAGCTTCATACACTTGCTCCAAAGATGCACCAGTTCTCACATGGAACTTCGATAACATGCCAGTTGACAGAGATATTAAAGCCTCTGGGAGTTTGCAGAAAACTGTTTCCACATTGACATTTACAGCATCAGCTAAAGACAATGGAAAGTCTCTGACATGTTATGCAACATTTCCTGGAGGGCAGACCCAGGAAAAGAGCATGACCATACGGGTAAAAC gaAACATGCTCAATCTGGATTGGTCTTTCACTACTCCAGGAAGCGTAACAGGAATGAAAGGATCATGTGTCATCATTCCTTGCACGTTTTCCTACAGCAACGCCAAACCGGCTGGCCTGGAAGTTGTCTGGTACTTGTACCAAAGTAATGGACGCGCAGACGTATTCAACCAAAAccaatcaaatattttaagcaGATATAAAGGGATAACACGTTTGACTGGCTCTGTGTCAGACAGCAATTGTAGTCTTAAAATAGACCGACTGGATACGTCTCACAATGAGGATAAACTCTATCCATGGGTTGATATCAAGCCAATTACCTCCTACCACTCACAGGGACACTCATTTTTGGATAAAAGCACCAAAATCATGGTTTCGG aCTATGCACAAGAACCCCAAATGAGCATCATAGATGTTCCTCGGGTGGGAGATCAAAGCAGGGTTACCTGTAAAGTGCAACATACATGTTCTTCTGCTCCTCCTGTCCTGTCTATGAATGGCATTCCTGGAACAGACCGCACCAATGACTCCTTGTTGTCAGACGGCATTTGGGAAAGAACAATAGAACGAACTTGGAAAGTAGAAGAAGACCACAAGAAGGTGGAGTGCACTGTGAAATATCCTGGTGGACAAAGTGCCAAAAGTGAGCTCCTCCTGCAAGTTGAAT GTCCATTTGAAACAATCAAAATGGTTGAACCTCCAGGAGAGCTGACAGAGGGAGTGGCAAAGAGTGTCATTTGTTCTGTGTCCTACAAGTGCAAGAAAAATACACCAACAATTGAGTGGAACTTTTCAGACATGCAGTAtttacaaaagaacaaaaaaatatccagtAATATGTATACCACTGAGTCCAATCTTACGTTTATTGGCTCCCTTGAAGACAATGGAAAACCTCTGACCTGCACTGCACGTTTTGTCGCTGGAGAAACCTCAAACTCCTCACTGCTTCAGATAAAAA aatacGTACCAGTTGAAGAAGAACTGAACGAGAAAGATA GAACTATGAAGTACCAGATGCAGAAATCTATCCATGTGGTTATTCCTGTCGTCATCTTAGTGCTGATCCTCTTTGCTGTGCTTGGCATATTCTTCTACAGGAAAAG AAAACACACTGACAAGAGGCCTCCGCCAAGACCAGAGAAAAG GAGATCTATTTGGGGTAGATTATCCAG GAGATACCTTGAGGGAGATAGAGAGAAACCTCCAAGGCCAGAAAAAAG GAGATCAGTTTGGAGCAGGTTTTCTCG ACTATCAGAGGAAAGTCAAGTTGGCTGGCAAAACACAAG aaaGTCTTTCTGGAATAGATTTTCAAG ACGCCCAAACAACTCGACTGACCTCACAGtcagttattt AAGTGATGCAGAAGTGGTCGTCTGcgagagaaaaaacaacaaacagcgtTATCCGTCACCAAAGAA TAACCAAAGACGACCTGCCCCGCCCACACCAGAG GATGTCAGTTTGTACGGCAACATTTGA
- the LOC114141935 gene encoding myelin-associated glycoprotein-like isoform X1, with protein MNSVLSEFSKQSRTLIRYLYIKMFWFRYLLLHFWFLGCLYLAIQAWRVDMPTNIKGLLNSCLVIPCSFDYNEYPPKRADRVVWYQYVSRGYPLVCDKWHPKDVIDIFREKTKVHPSTDKKSCTLEIEGVNWNHDKQKLYPWVDPEKVGKSTHRFYDRTVTIEVVGQPEPPQIMIYGERKVGKSVTVQCSAKHTCSIHKPTLSLNITMKDKEVTNIQLPDYTSQTTLRGTLDLERDFQVIECTALHQGGKTAKISETLTAQCSINPPSISSVSTEYLEGVPSKVTCEASYTCSKDAPVLTWNFDNMPVDRDIKASGSLQKTVSTLTFTASAKDNGKSLTCYATFPGGQTQEKSMTIRVKRNMLNLDWSFTTPGSVTGMKGSCVIIPCTFSYSNAKPAGLEVVWYLYQSNGRADVFNQNQSNILSRYKGITRLTGSVSDSNCSLKIDRLDTSHNEDKLYPWVDIKPITSYHSQGHSFLDKSTKIMVSDYAQEPQMSIIDVPRVGDQSRVTCKVQHTCSSAPPVLSMNGIPGTDRTNDSLLSDGIWERTIERTWKVEEDHKKVECTVKYPGGQSAKSELLLQVECPFETIKMVEPPGELTEGVAKSVICSVSYKCKKNTPTIEWNFSDMQYLQKNKKISSNMYTTESNLTFIGSLEDNGKPLTCTARFVAGETSNSSLLQIKKYVPVEEELNEKDTFRVLAADVPVRFSALTRSCVVIPCSFQDNEDQHLTRGIWYKKTGGMVYHNARSNVLDHFKDRTKIVGNLNEGDCSLEVDDIKPFDSGPFCFYGEKGTNKYRFNNSCVFIVMKASPETPVMSSVPAQVNAGSTVNVFCSVSHSCSSHPPTFSWSVPSINNDVSNTEISRGVWKTTSTITFMVAGGDGLRNLSCTATFWRGKNQTRTFKLIVEGTMKYQMQKSIHVVIPVVILVLILFAVLGIFFYRKRKHTDKRPPPRPEKRRSIWGRLSRRYLEGDREKPPRPEKRRSVWSRFSRLSEESQVGWQNTRKSFWNRFSRRPNNSTDLTVSYLSDAEVVVCERKNNKQRYPSPKNNQRRPAPPTPEDVSLYGNI; from the exons atACCTTTATATCAAGATGTTCTGGTTTAGATATTTGCTCCTGCACTTCTGGTTTTTGG gatGTCTTTACTTGGCAATACAAGCTTGGCGCGTTGACATGCCAACAAATATCAAAGGACTGTTGAATTCCTGCCTCGTTATCCCTTGTAGCTTTGACTACAATGAGTATCCACCTAAAAGAGCAGACAGAGTTGTTTGGTACCAGTATGTGAGCAGGGGATATCCTTTGGTTTGTGACAAGTGGCACCCTAAAGATGTAATTGacatatttagagaaaaaaccAAGGTACATCCTTCCACTGATAAAAAATCATGCACTCTAGAGATTGAAGGTGTGAACTGGAACCACGACAAACAAAAGCTTTATCCTTGGGTGGATCCAGAAAAGGTTGGAAAAAGCACACACAGATTCTATGATAGAACTGTAACAATTGAAGTTGTTg GACAGCCAGAGCCACCTCAGATTATGATCTACGGTGAAAGAAAAGTTGGAAAGTCTGTAACGGTGCAATGTTCTGCTAAACACACATGCTCCATCCATAAACCAACTCTTAGCCTCAACATCACAATGAAAGACAAAGAAGTTACCAACATTCAGCTACCTGATTATACTTCTCAAACTACGTTAAGAGGCACTTTAGACTTAGAGAGAGACTTTCAAGTTATTGAGTGCACTGCCCTGCACCAAGGTggtaaaacagcaaaaatatctgaaacCTTAACTGCACAAT GCTCCATTAATCCACCGAGCATTAGCTCAGTGTCAACTGAATATCTTGAAGGAGTTCCAAGCAAGGTAACATGTGAAGCTTCATACACTTGCTCCAAAGATGCACCAGTTCTCACATGGAACTTCGATAACATGCCAGTTGACAGAGATATTAAAGCCTCTGGGAGTTTGCAGAAAACTGTTTCCACATTGACATTTACAGCATCAGCTAAAGACAATGGAAAGTCTCTGACATGTTATGCAACATTTCCTGGAGGGCAGACCCAGGAAAAGAGCATGACCATACGGGTAAAAC gaAACATGCTCAATCTGGATTGGTCTTTCACTACTCCAGGAAGCGTAACAGGAATGAAAGGATCATGTGTCATCATTCCTTGCACGTTTTCCTACAGCAACGCCAAACCGGCTGGCCTGGAAGTTGTCTGGTACTTGTACCAAAGTAATGGACGCGCAGACGTATTCAACCAAAAccaatcaaatattttaagcaGATATAAAGGGATAACACGTTTGACTGGCTCTGTGTCAGACAGCAATTGTAGTCTTAAAATAGACCGACTGGATACGTCTCACAATGAGGATAAACTCTATCCATGGGTTGATATCAAGCCAATTACCTCCTACCACTCACAGGGACACTCATTTTTGGATAAAAGCACCAAAATCATGGTTTCGG aCTATGCACAAGAACCCCAAATGAGCATCATAGATGTTCCTCGGGTGGGAGATCAAAGCAGGGTTACCTGTAAAGTGCAACATACATGTTCTTCTGCTCCTCCTGTCCTGTCTATGAATGGCATTCCTGGAACAGACCGCACCAATGACTCCTTGTTGTCAGACGGCATTTGGGAAAGAACAATAGAACGAACTTGGAAAGTAGAAGAAGACCACAAGAAGGTGGAGTGCACTGTGAAATATCCTGGTGGACAAAGTGCCAAAAGTGAGCTCCTCCTGCAAGTTGAAT GTCCATTTGAAACAATCAAAATGGTTGAACCTCCAGGAGAGCTGACAGAGGGAGTGGCAAAGAGTGTCATTTGTTCTGTGTCCTACAAGTGCAAGAAAAATACACCAACAATTGAGTGGAACTTTTCAGACATGCAGTAtttacaaaagaacaaaaaaatatccagtAATATGTATACCACTGAGTCCAATCTTACGTTTATTGGCTCCCTTGAAGACAATGGAAAACCTCTGACCTGCACTGCACGTTTTGTCGCTGGAGAAACCTCAAACTCCTCACTGCTTCAGATAAAAA aatacGTACCAGTTGAAGAAGAACTGAACGAGAAAGATA CTTTCCGTGTCCTGGCTGCTGACGTCCCTGTCAGATTCAGTGCCTTGACTCGGTCCTGTGTGGTCATCCCCTGCAGTTTCCAGGACAACGAGGATCAGCATCTGACTCGTGGCATCTGGTACAAAAAAACTGGGGGCATGGTGTACCACAATGCCCGCAGTAACGTTTTGGACCACTTCAAGGATCGGACCAAAATTGTGGGAAACCTGAATGAAGGAGACTGCTCTTTGGAGGTTGATGATATAAAACCCTTTGACAGCGGCCCTTTCTGTTTCTATGGAGAGAAAGgaacaaacaaatacagatttaacaacagctgtgtttttattgtcatgAAAG CTTCTCCAGAGACACCAGTGATGAGCTCAGTTCCAGCTCAAGTGAATGCTGGTTCAACTGTAAATGTCTTCTGCTCTGTCAGTCACTCATGTTCATCACATCCTCCAACGTTTTCATGGAGTGTCCCTTCCATCAACAACGACGTTTCAAACACTGAGATATCACGAGGTGTCTGGAAGACGACATCCACCATCACGTTTATGGTTGCTGGAGGAGATGGACTGAGAAACCTAAGCTGTACCGCCACCTTCTGGCGGGGAAAGAATCAAACCAGGACTTTCAAATTAATTGTAGAGG GAACTATGAAGTACCAGATGCAGAAATCTATCCATGTGGTTATTCCTGTCGTCATCTTAGTGCTGATCCTCTTTGCTGTGCTTGGCATATTCTTCTACAGGAAAAG AAAACACACTGACAAGAGGCCTCCGCCAAGACCAGAGAAAAG GAGATCTATTTGGGGTAGATTATCCAG GAGATACCTTGAGGGAGATAGAGAGAAACCTCCAAGGCCAGAAAAAAG GAGATCAGTTTGGAGCAGGTTTTCTCG ACTATCAGAGGAAAGTCAAGTTGGCTGGCAAAACACAAG aaaGTCTTTCTGGAATAGATTTTCAAG ACGCCCAAACAACTCGACTGACCTCACAGtcagttattt AAGTGATGCAGAAGTGGTCGTCTGcgagagaaaaaacaacaaacagcgtTATCCGTCACCAAAGAA TAACCAAAGACGACCTGCCCCGCCCACACCAGAG GATGTCAGTTTGTACGGCAACATTTGA
- the LOC114141935 gene encoding uncharacterized protein LOC114141935 isoform X4 — protein MNSVLSEFSKQSRTLIRYLYIKMFWFRYLLLHFWFLGCLYLAIQAWRVDMPTNIKGLLNSCLVIPCSFDYNEYPPKRADRVVWYQYVSRGYPLVCDKWHPKDVIDIFREKTKVHPSTDKKSCTLEIEGVNWNHDKQKLYPWVDPEKVGKSTHRFYDRTVTIEVVGQPEPPQIMIYGERKVGKSVTVQCSAKHTCSIHKPTLSLNITMKDKEVTNIQLPDYTSQTTLRGTLDLERDFQVIECTALHQGGKTAKISETLTAQCSINPPSISSVSTEYLEGVPSKVTCEASYTCSKDAPVLTWNFDNMPVDRDIKASGSLQKTVSTLTFTASAKDNGKSLTCYATFPGGQTQEKSMTIRVKRNMLNLDWSFTTPGSVTGMKGSCVIIPCTFSYSNAKPAGLEVVWYLYQSNGRADVFNQNQSNILSRYKGITRLTGSVSDSNCSLKIDRLDTSHNEDKLYPWVDIKPITSYHSQGHSFLDKSTKIMVSDYAQEPQMSIIDVPRVGDQSRVTCKVQHTCSSAPPVLSMNGIPGTDRTNDSLLSDGIWERTIERTWKVEEDHKKVECTVKYPGGQSAKSELLLQVECPFETIKMVEPPGELTEGVAKSVICSVSYKCKKNTPTIEWNFSDMQYLQKNKKISSNMYTTESNLTFIGSLEDNGKPLTCTARFVAGETSNSSLLQIKKYVPVEEELNEKDTFRVLAADVPVRFSALTRSCVVIPCSFQDNEDQHLTRGIWYKKTGGMVYHNARSNVLDHFKDRTKIVGNLNEGDCSLEVDDIKPFDSGPFCFYGEKGTNKYRFNNSCVFIVMKASPETPVMSSVPAQVNAGSTVNVFCSVSHSCSSHPPTFSWSVPSINNDVSNTEISRGVWKTTSTITFMVAGGDGLRNLSCTATFWRGKNQTRTFKLIVEGTMKYQMQKSIHVVIPVVILVLILFAVLGIFFYRKRSVWSRFSRLSEESQVGWQNTRKSFWNRFSRRPNNSTDLTVSYLSDAEVVVCERKNNKQRYPSPKNNQRRPAPPTPEDVSLYGNI, from the exons atACCTTTATATCAAGATGTTCTGGTTTAGATATTTGCTCCTGCACTTCTGGTTTTTGG gatGTCTTTACTTGGCAATACAAGCTTGGCGCGTTGACATGCCAACAAATATCAAAGGACTGTTGAATTCCTGCCTCGTTATCCCTTGTAGCTTTGACTACAATGAGTATCCACCTAAAAGAGCAGACAGAGTTGTTTGGTACCAGTATGTGAGCAGGGGATATCCTTTGGTTTGTGACAAGTGGCACCCTAAAGATGTAATTGacatatttagagaaaaaaccAAGGTACATCCTTCCACTGATAAAAAATCATGCACTCTAGAGATTGAAGGTGTGAACTGGAACCACGACAAACAAAAGCTTTATCCTTGGGTGGATCCAGAAAAGGTTGGAAAAAGCACACACAGATTCTATGATAGAACTGTAACAATTGAAGTTGTTg GACAGCCAGAGCCACCTCAGATTATGATCTACGGTGAAAGAAAAGTTGGAAAGTCTGTAACGGTGCAATGTTCTGCTAAACACACATGCTCCATCCATAAACCAACTCTTAGCCTCAACATCACAATGAAAGACAAAGAAGTTACCAACATTCAGCTACCTGATTATACTTCTCAAACTACGTTAAGAGGCACTTTAGACTTAGAGAGAGACTTTCAAGTTATTGAGTGCACTGCCCTGCACCAAGGTggtaaaacagcaaaaatatctgaaacCTTAACTGCACAAT GCTCCATTAATCCACCGAGCATTAGCTCAGTGTCAACTGAATATCTTGAAGGAGTTCCAAGCAAGGTAACATGTGAAGCTTCATACACTTGCTCCAAAGATGCACCAGTTCTCACATGGAACTTCGATAACATGCCAGTTGACAGAGATATTAAAGCCTCTGGGAGTTTGCAGAAAACTGTTTCCACATTGACATTTACAGCATCAGCTAAAGACAATGGAAAGTCTCTGACATGTTATGCAACATTTCCTGGAGGGCAGACCCAGGAAAAGAGCATGACCATACGGGTAAAAC gaAACATGCTCAATCTGGATTGGTCTTTCACTACTCCAGGAAGCGTAACAGGAATGAAAGGATCATGTGTCATCATTCCTTGCACGTTTTCCTACAGCAACGCCAAACCGGCTGGCCTGGAAGTTGTCTGGTACTTGTACCAAAGTAATGGACGCGCAGACGTATTCAACCAAAAccaatcaaatattttaagcaGATATAAAGGGATAACACGTTTGACTGGCTCTGTGTCAGACAGCAATTGTAGTCTTAAAATAGACCGACTGGATACGTCTCACAATGAGGATAAACTCTATCCATGGGTTGATATCAAGCCAATTACCTCCTACCACTCACAGGGACACTCATTTTTGGATAAAAGCACCAAAATCATGGTTTCGG aCTATGCACAAGAACCCCAAATGAGCATCATAGATGTTCCTCGGGTGGGAGATCAAAGCAGGGTTACCTGTAAAGTGCAACATACATGTTCTTCTGCTCCTCCTGTCCTGTCTATGAATGGCATTCCTGGAACAGACCGCACCAATGACTCCTTGTTGTCAGACGGCATTTGGGAAAGAACAATAGAACGAACTTGGAAAGTAGAAGAAGACCACAAGAAGGTGGAGTGCACTGTGAAATATCCTGGTGGACAAAGTGCCAAAAGTGAGCTCCTCCTGCAAGTTGAAT GTCCATTTGAAACAATCAAAATGGTTGAACCTCCAGGAGAGCTGACAGAGGGAGTGGCAAAGAGTGTCATTTGTTCTGTGTCCTACAAGTGCAAGAAAAATACACCAACAATTGAGTGGAACTTTTCAGACATGCAGTAtttacaaaagaacaaaaaaatatccagtAATATGTATACCACTGAGTCCAATCTTACGTTTATTGGCTCCCTTGAAGACAATGGAAAACCTCTGACCTGCACTGCACGTTTTGTCGCTGGAGAAACCTCAAACTCCTCACTGCTTCAGATAAAAA aatacGTACCAGTTGAAGAAGAACTGAACGAGAAAGATA CTTTCCGTGTCCTGGCTGCTGACGTCCCTGTCAGATTCAGTGCCTTGACTCGGTCCTGTGTGGTCATCCCCTGCAGTTTCCAGGACAACGAGGATCAGCATCTGACTCGTGGCATCTGGTACAAAAAAACTGGGGGCATGGTGTACCACAATGCCCGCAGTAACGTTTTGGACCACTTCAAGGATCGGACCAAAATTGTGGGAAACCTGAATGAAGGAGACTGCTCTTTGGAGGTTGATGATATAAAACCCTTTGACAGCGGCCCTTTCTGTTTCTATGGAGAGAAAGgaacaaacaaatacagatttaacaacagctgtgtttttattgtcatgAAAG CTTCTCCAGAGACACCAGTGATGAGCTCAGTTCCAGCTCAAGTGAATGCTGGTTCAACTGTAAATGTCTTCTGCTCTGTCAGTCACTCATGTTCATCACATCCTCCAACGTTTTCATGGAGTGTCCCTTCCATCAACAACGACGTTTCAAACACTGAGATATCACGAGGTGTCTGGAAGACGACATCCACCATCACGTTTATGGTTGCTGGAGGAGATGGACTGAGAAACCTAAGCTGTACCGCCACCTTCTGGCGGGGAAAGAATCAAACCAGGACTTTCAAATTAATTGTAGAGG GAACTATGAAGTACCAGATGCAGAAATCTATCCATGTGGTTATTCCTGTCGTCATCTTAGTGCTGATCCTCTTTGCTGTGCTTGGCATATTCTTCTACAGGAAAAG ATCAGTTTGGAGCAGGTTTTCTCG ACTATCAGAGGAAAGTCAAGTTGGCTGGCAAAACACAAG aaaGTCTTTCTGGAATAGATTTTCAAG ACGCCCAAACAACTCGACTGACCTCACAGtcagttattt AAGTGATGCAGAAGTGGTCGTCTGcgagagaaaaaacaacaaacagcgtTATCCGTCACCAAAGAA TAACCAAAGACGACCTGCCCCGCCCACACCAGAG GATGTCAGTTTGTACGGCAACATTTGA